The following proteins are encoded in a genomic region of Paenibacillus sp. FSL H3-0469:
- a CDS encoding 3'-5' exonuclease, with product MNYIIFDLEATCWENDRKRQNEIIEIGAVKLNERLKTVSDFRIFVKPALSPQLSDFCKQLTSISQADVDAAVYFPQAISQFQEWIGNEPYVLCSWGFYDKNQLQKDCALHQIASEWTDNHISLKHQHGRMIGKERGVGMERALTMLKLPLEGTHHRGIDDAKNIAKIFVKIFDQILFAGND from the coding sequence ATGAACTATATCATTTTTGATCTGGAAGCCACTTGTTGGGAAAATGACCGCAAAAGGCAAAACGAAATTATTGAGATCGGAGCCGTAAAACTCAATGAAAGACTGAAGACTGTGAGCGATTTTCGAATTTTTGTAAAGCCCGCATTAAGCCCACAGCTTTCCGATTTTTGTAAGCAGCTTACCTCCATCTCTCAGGCGGATGTGGATGCTGCAGTGTATTTTCCGCAGGCAATAAGTCAATTTCAAGAGTGGATAGGTAACGAACCTTATGTCCTCTGCTCCTGGGGGTTTTATGATAAAAACCAGTTGCAGAAGGATTGTGCACTACATCAAATCGCAAGTGAATGGACGGATAACCATATCAGTCTCAAGCATCAGCACGGGAGAATGATTGGTAAGGAGAGGGGAGTAGGCATGGAAAGAGCCTTGACTATGCTTAAACTGCCGCTTGAAGGTACTCACCATAGAGGTATCGATGATGCCAAGAACATTGCGAAAATATTCGTTAAGATTTTTGACCAAATATTATTTGCAGGAAATGATTAA
- a CDS encoding suppressor of fused domain protein codes for MNFFKKWFGGNEMGKSEDGTIIYGYDALDEQQITPPSNILYMEELNEHFNRVFPNRETGVFHELISDIVHIDVNIMEATPDEPYRVLYTNGMSDLPMTLPQEIREEYKHLERAELMMFLPADWPLTQEDFESEENYWPIRLMKMLARFPHMYQTWLGYGHTIPNTEDYEPYASNTGLSGMILYALPEEVSTVHTKDGNQVQVYFLVPLYREEMEFKLESGMDELVAKLFELPEDFLVLNPNRRNACK; via the coding sequence ATGAACTTTTTCAAAAAATGGTTTGGCGGCAATGAAATGGGCAAATCGGAAGACGGTACCATCATTTATGGTTATGACGCTCTGGATGAGCAGCAGATTACACCTCCCTCCAATATTCTGTACATGGAAGAATTAAACGAACATTTCAATCGGGTCTTTCCCAACCGGGAAACCGGCGTGTTCCATGAGCTGATTTCTGACATCGTACATATTGATGTGAATATTATGGAAGCTACACCTGATGAGCCATACCGGGTGCTGTACACCAATGGGATGAGCGATCTGCCGATGACGCTCCCGCAGGAGATCCGTGAAGAGTACAAGCATCTGGAACGCGCGGAGCTGATGATGTTTTTGCCGGCGGACTGGCCGCTTACGCAGGAGGATTTTGAGTCGGAGGAGAACTACTGGCCGATCCGGCTGATGAAGATGCTTGCCCGGTTCCCGCATATGTATCAGACATGGCTTGGATATGGACATACGATCCCTAACACTGAGGATTACGAGCCCTATGCGTCTAACACTGGGTTGTCCGGCATGATCCTCTATGCTCTGCCGGAAGAGGTTAGCACCGTCCATACGAAAGACGGCAATCAGGTTCAGGTTTATTTCCTGGTTCCCCTGTACCGGGAGGAAATGGAATTCAAGCTGGAGTCCGGCATGGACGAACTGGTGGCCAAGCTGTTCGAGCTTCCAGAGGATTTCCTCGTTCTGAATCCGAATAGACGTAACGCGTGTAAATAA